From a region of the Rhodococcus sp. 4CII genome:
- a CDS encoding MspA family porin: MTDISTSRFGYKRFTRSVAVAGIAVLAMVMGNGTASAGVDNSSSVVDSRGNRIEVLQGDTSYQVVPPLDGVPTSVEFFHNGYAGVNITGPNAAEFKGTKLTVGYQIGYPIALAGATIVLNSPGLGFAIGTSNGIDLALPFMPGDQIGLHADNHADLVGDIIPSQELDIDLEPGGITTVPLLENQSFDGPSAVVKMQGVHGSISGALGAVTIRPYAMAVTENGDTVMTYGVPQKLN; encoded by the coding sequence ATGACGGACATCAGCACATCTCGATTTGGGTACAAACGGTTTACGCGCTCGGTAGCAGTCGCAGGTATCGCAGTGCTTGCCATGGTCATGGGAAATGGCACGGCCTCGGCCGGTGTGGACAATTCCAGCTCTGTTGTCGATTCGAGAGGCAATCGGATCGAAGTTTTGCAGGGCGACACTTCGTATCAGGTGGTGCCGCCGCTCGACGGCGTGCCCACCAGCGTGGAGTTCTTCCACAACGGTTACGCCGGAGTCAACATCACCGGACCGAACGCGGCCGAGTTCAAGGGAACTAAGCTCACCGTCGGCTATCAGATCGGTTACCCGATCGCGTTGGCCGGAGCCACGATCGTTCTCAACTCGCCCGGACTCGGGTTTGCGATCGGCACGAGCAACGGCATCGACCTCGCACTTCCGTTTATGCCGGGGGATCAGATCGGACTGCACGCGGATAACCACGCCGACCTTGTCGGTGACATCATCCCGTCGCAGGAACTCGACATCGATCTGGAGCCAGGTGGAATCACCACCGTCCCGCTCCTGGAGAATCAGTCGTTCGACGGACCGTCGGCTGTGGTGAAGATGCAGGGAGTTCATGGTTCCATCTCCGGTGCGCTCGGTGCGGTGACCATCCGTCCGTACGCGATGGCGGTAACGGAGAACGGTGACACCGTCATGACTTACGGTGTGCCGCAGAAGCTCAACTAG
- a CDS encoding decaprenylphospho-beta-D-erythro-pentofuranosid-2-ulose 2-reductase, whose translation MINAVGNPQTLLLLGGTSEIGLAICEEYLKKAPMRVILAALPGDPGRDAAVAQLKSAGANAVDVIDFDAVDTESHPKVIDDAWAKGDVDVAIVAFGLLGDAEELWQNQRKAVQIAEVNYTAAVSVGVLVGEKMKAQGYGQIIAMSSAAGERVRRSNFVYGSTKAGLDGFYLGLGEALREFGPRVLVIRPGQVRTRMSADVKEAPLTVNKEDVAKLAVTSAEKGKDLVWAPGAFRYVMMILRHIPRPIFKKLPI comes from the coding sequence GTGATCAACGCTGTCGGGAACCCCCAGACCCTCCTGCTGCTCGGTGGCACGTCCGAGATCGGTCTCGCCATCTGCGAGGAGTACTTGAAGAAGGCGCCGATGCGGGTGATCCTCGCCGCACTGCCCGGCGACCCGGGCCGTGACGCCGCAGTCGCACAGTTGAAGTCGGCCGGCGCCAACGCCGTCGACGTCATCGACTTCGACGCCGTCGACACCGAGAGCCACCCGAAAGTCATCGACGACGCCTGGGCGAAGGGCGACGTCGATGTCGCGATCGTCGCGTTCGGCCTCCTCGGCGACGCCGAGGAACTGTGGCAGAACCAGCGCAAGGCCGTCCAGATCGCCGAGGTCAACTACACGGCCGCGGTGTCGGTCGGTGTTCTGGTGGGCGAGAAGATGAAGGCGCAGGGCTACGGCCAGATCATCGCCATGTCGTCCGCCGCCGGCGAGCGCGTGCGCCGCTCCAATTTCGTGTACGGCTCCACCAAGGCCGGCCTCGACGGCTTCTACCTCGGACTCGGTGAGGCGCTGCGCGAGTTCGGCCCGCGCGTCCTCGTCATCCGTCCCGGCCAGGTCCGCACCCGGATGTCCGCGGACGTGAAAGAAGCTCCGCTCACCGTGAACAAGGAGGACGTGGCCAAGCTCGCGGTCACCTCCGCGGAGAAGGGCAAGGACCTCGTCTGGGCGCCCGGCGCATTCCGGTACGTGATGATGATCCTGCGCCACATCCCGCGACCGATCTTCAAGAAGCTGCCCATCTAA
- a CDS encoding FAD-binding oxidoreductase, whose amino-acid sequence MSTTAEEQPTQALPTQTRTLTGWGRTAPTTAQVLSTPDVEVIARAVAQVAEQNESKPSHLQRGVIARGLGRSYGDPAQNAGGLVVDMNALSKIHRIDRDTHLVEVEAGVNLDQLMKAALPFGLWVPVLPGTRQVTIGGAIGSDIHGKNHHSAGSFGNHVVSLDLLTADGTVRTLTPKGGRNDPKGALFWATIGGMGLTGIILKATIKMTPTETAYFIADGDVTGSLDETIAFHSDGSEANYEYSSAWFDAIAAPPKLGRAAISRGSLAKLDQLPPKLQKNPLAFDAPQLLTFPDVFPNGLANKYTFGPIGELWYRKSGTYRDKVQNLTQFYHPLDMFGEWNRAYGSNGFLQYQFVVPTNAVDEFKAIIRDIQKSGHYSFLNVFKLFGEGNQAPLSFPIPGWNVCVDFPIKAGLNEFVTELDQRVLKFGGRLYTAKDSRTTAETFHAMYPRIDEWIATRRKYDPTNVFASDMSRRLEL is encoded by the coding sequence ATGTCCACGACAGCAGAAGAGCAGCCCACCCAGGCGCTCCCCACACAGACCCGCACCCTCACCGGCTGGGGACGCACCGCGCCCACCACCGCGCAGGTGCTGTCCACACCCGACGTGGAAGTGATCGCGCGTGCGGTCGCCCAGGTCGCGGAGCAGAACGAGTCGAAGCCCTCTCACCTGCAGCGCGGGGTGATCGCCCGTGGCCTCGGCCGCTCCTACGGCGACCCGGCGCAGAACGCCGGTGGCCTGGTCGTCGACATGAATGCGCTGAGCAAGATCCACCGCATCGACCGCGACACCCACCTCGTGGAGGTCGAGGCCGGCGTCAACCTGGACCAGCTGATGAAGGCGGCCCTGCCGTTCGGACTGTGGGTCCCGGTGCTGCCGGGCACCCGGCAGGTCACCATCGGCGGCGCCATCGGCTCCGACATCCATGGCAAGAACCATCACAGCGCCGGCAGCTTCGGCAACCACGTGGTCTCGCTGGACCTGCTCACCGCGGACGGCACGGTGCGGACGCTGACACCGAAGGGCGGCCGCAACGACCCCAAGGGCGCACTGTTCTGGGCGACGATCGGCGGCATGGGGCTGACGGGCATCATCCTCAAGGCCACGATCAAGATGACGCCGACCGAGACGGCGTACTTCATCGCCGACGGCGACGTCACGGGCAGCCTCGACGAGACGATCGCGTTCCACAGCGACGGCTCCGAGGCGAACTACGAGTACTCGAGCGCCTGGTTCGACGCCATCGCCGCACCGCCGAAGCTGGGCCGCGCCGCGATCTCCCGCGGATCGCTGGCCAAGCTCGACCAGTTGCCGCCCAAGCTGCAGAAGAACCCGCTCGCCTTCGACGCGCCGCAGCTGTTGACGTTCCCGGACGTCTTCCCGAACGGCCTGGCCAACAAATACACGTTCGGTCCGATCGGTGAACTCTGGTACCGCAAGTCCGGCACGTACCGCGACAAGGTCCAGAACTTGACGCAGTTCTACCATCCGCTCGACATGTTCGGGGAATGGAACCGCGCCTACGGCTCGAACGGCTTCCTGCAGTACCAGTTCGTGGTGCCGACCAACGCCGTCGACGAGTTCAAGGCCATCATCCGCGACATCCAGAAGTCGGGGCACTACTCATTCCTCAACGTGTTCAAGCTGTTCGGCGAGGGCAACCAGGCGCCGCTGAGCTTCCCGATCCCGGGCTGGAACGTGTGCGTCGACTTCCCGATCAAGGCCGGCCTGAACGAGTTCGTCACCGAACTCGACCAGCGCGTGCTGAAGTTCGGCGGCCGCCTCTACACGGCCAAGGACTCGCGGACCACCGCCGAGACGTTCCACGCGATGTACCCGCGGATCGACGAGTGGATCGCCACCCGCCGCAAGTACGACCCCACCAATGTCTTCGCCTCCGATATGTCCAGAAGGTTGGAACTCTAG
- a CDS encoding glycosyl transferase → MTEILTQVETTRPAETTSTTARPLRSRLRPHPADAAAVVFYAGLAAFVLARQWKHLGTGYLVRSGQDQTMWEWFFAVAARSLVHLENPLSSDLQNYPLGVNLMGNTAMFGISIPLAPVTLLFGPTVTFTLALTLGLSGTAIAWYWVFSRHVVSSRFAAAVGGGLCGFAPALISHTNGHPNFVALFLLPFIALAVIRLGSGVRPVRNGIVLGLLIAYQIFLGEEPLLIYALAFAVFGFAFAASRPRTALSAAKHSIKGFAVAGCVALAIAAIPLWWQFFGPDSYRAIEHGPVGNDTEAFTSFPTSSLAGEPGSAEFSMNATEENAYFGWPLLILLGLSALWLWRMPLARAAAATVAAMGVLSLGTSLTIGGWDSGIPLPWKLISHLPLLESVLESRFAMGCLPAAALLLALGTDRALASAREGQRTTTLLWVGWLAVALLPLAPTPLAVVQRDTAPNFFADGTWREYVTDGSVVTVPLPSPENARMLRWQTEQDLAFPIAGGYFVGPAGSEQRGKYGPDDRPTALLLASAQSSGQVPAVDDAARAQALADLKFWNADVLVLPHTQNDRVLRETVRQLIGFPAKPVDGVWVWDVRALPSAP, encoded by the coding sequence GTGACTGAGATACTCACCCAGGTCGAGACCACTCGGCCGGCAGAGACCACCAGCACCACCGCTCGCCCTCTCCGCTCCCGTCTCCGGCCGCACCCGGCCGATGCCGCGGCGGTCGTCTTCTACGCCGGCCTGGCTGCATTCGTGTTGGCCCGCCAATGGAAACACCTCGGCACCGGCTACCTGGTCCGTAGCGGCCAGGACCAGACGATGTGGGAATGGTTCTTCGCCGTCGCCGCACGATCGCTGGTCCACCTGGAGAATCCGCTGTCCAGTGACCTCCAGAACTACCCGCTCGGCGTCAACCTGATGGGCAATACCGCGATGTTCGGCATCAGCATCCCGCTGGCGCCCGTCACACTGCTGTTCGGACCGACCGTCACGTTCACGCTCGCGCTCACACTTGGCTTGTCGGGCACCGCAATTGCCTGGTACTGGGTGTTCTCCCGGCACGTGGTGTCGTCACGCTTCGCGGCCGCCGTCGGCGGTGGCCTGTGCGGTTTCGCTCCGGCCCTGATCTCGCACACGAATGGGCACCCCAATTTCGTCGCGTTGTTCCTGCTGCCGTTCATCGCACTGGCCGTGATCCGGCTCGGCAGCGGCGTGCGCCCGGTCCGCAACGGCATCGTCCTCGGCCTGCTGATCGCCTATCAGATCTTCCTCGGCGAAGAACCCCTCCTGATCTACGCATTGGCGTTCGCAGTCTTCGGTTTCGCCTTCGCGGCGTCCCGGCCACGGACGGCGCTCTCGGCAGCCAAACACAGCATCAAGGGCTTCGCGGTGGCGGGCTGTGTCGCACTGGCCATCGCCGCGATACCCCTGTGGTGGCAGTTCTTCGGGCCCGACAGCTACCGGGCGATCGAGCACGGACCCGTCGGCAACGACACCGAAGCGTTCACGAGTTTCCCGACGTCTTCGCTGGCAGGCGAGCCGGGTTCGGCCGAATTCAGCATGAACGCCACCGAGGAGAACGCCTACTTCGGCTGGCCTCTGCTAATCCTCCTCGGCCTGTCGGCACTGTGGTTGTGGCGCATGCCGTTGGCCCGCGCCGCGGCCGCGACGGTCGCCGCAATGGGTGTGCTCTCACTCGGAACGTCGTTGACCATCGGCGGCTGGGACTCCGGAATTCCGTTGCCGTGGAAGCTAATTTCCCATCTGCCCCTCCTCGAATCCGTGCTCGAGTCGCGGTTCGCGATGGGCTGCCTTCCCGCCGCCGCACTGCTGCTCGCGCTGGGCACCGACCGCGCGCTGGCGTCCGCCCGCGAAGGCCAGCGGACCACCACTCTGCTGTGGGTGGGGTGGCTCGCCGTGGCACTGCTTCCGCTGGCCCCCACACCTCTCGCGGTCGTCCAGCGCGACACCGCACCGAACTTCTTCGCCGACGGCACGTGGCGGGAGTACGTCACCGACGGTTCGGTCGTCACCGTGCCGCTCCCCTCCCCGGAGAACGCGCGAATGCTGCGGTGGCAGACCGAACAGGATCTCGCATTCCCCATCGCCGGTGGATATTTCGTCGGCCCGGCCGGCAGCGAGCAGCGGGGGAAGTACGGTCCCGACGACCGTCCGACCGCTCTGCTCCTCGCCTCCGCCCAGTCGTCCGGTCAGGTGCCCGCCGTCGACGACGCGGCGAGGGCCCAGGCGCTGGCGGATCTGAAGTTCTGGAACGCGGACGTCCTGGTTCTGCCGCACACCCAGAACGATCGCGTGCTGCGCGAGACGGTCCGTCAGCTCATCGGTTTTCCCGCGAAACCCGTCGACGGCGTGTGGGTGTGGGACGTGCGGGCATTGCCTTCGGCCCCGTAA
- a CDS encoding GtrA family protein, with translation MSDTQPSHEHEPHVPLPVEIPVTENIADDALDLKTQIVRFVLTGGLSAIVDFGLYFLLFQVVGLPVNVAKSISFIAGTTTAYLINRRWTFKAEPSRARFVAVVVLYAVTFAVQVGLNWVMYHAFPDTWWRLPLAFVIAQGTATVINFVVQRAVIFKIH, from the coding sequence GTGTCTGATACCCAGCCGAGTCACGAGCACGAACCTCACGTTCCGCTCCCCGTCGAGATCCCCGTCACCGAGAACATCGCGGACGACGCCCTGGACCTGAAGACGCAGATCGTCCGTTTCGTCCTGACCGGTGGACTGTCCGCGATCGTCGACTTCGGCCTGTACTTCCTGCTGTTCCAGGTGGTCGGCCTCCCCGTGAACGTGGCGAAGTCGATCAGTTTCATCGCGGGCACCACCACCGCGTATCTGATCAACCGCCGGTGGACGTTCAAGGCCGAACCGAGCCGGGCCCGCTTCGTCGCCGTCGTGGTCCTCTACGCGGTCACGTTCGCGGTCCAGGTGGGTCTCAACTGGGTGATGTACCACGCATTCCCCGACACATGGTGGCGTCTGCCGCTCGCGTTCGTCATCGCGCAGGGCACGGCGACGGTCATCAATTTCGTCGTGCAGCGCGCGGTGATCTTCAAGATTCACTAG
- a CDS encoding galactan 5-O-arabinofuranosyltransferase: MTEADVAPARRSLSTAVEMLLGAVVAAVVAAVGLFAFARVQWPAFNSSNVTQAVTTVGQVAAIAGIAVSVLLVRLHRAPRFARLLSWVSLSGFVTVTLGLPLAATKLYLHGVSVDQEFRTEYLTRLTDSAALHDMTYADLPPYYPAGWFWVGGRVANLLGMDGWEAFKPYAIGSLAVAAVVALVLWSNLIRHDLAIVVSVATSALVLAYGSPEPYGAVITLLIGPALVLAWGGLNRVDGRGGWGAVIGTGLFLGLAATFYTLYLGLAAFAITLLALLAAALRIREQKSWRAALDPLVRLIVIAAVSGLLALTVWLPYLLTVVGGSPAASGTALHYLPEAGAHLPLPMIHFSLTGALCLLGTVWLVARASSSRRAQALGVGVVAIYLWSLLSMAVTVLGSTLLSFRLEPVLIVLLGAAGVFGFVEFAGWLVLATSDNPRVKWSVLVIGVLGALSFVQNIPKFLDSDIAVAYTDTDGNGERADQRPPGAAAHYAAVDELIQAQVPRDRDDTVVLTADTSFLSFYPYLGFQALTSHYSNPLADFAGRAQTIADWSELETPDQLVAALDSAAWRAPDAFVFRQGPDGYTLRLAEDVYPNDPNVRRYTVTFPKELFDDPRFTVSETGPFVVVTRN, encoded by the coding sequence GTGACGGAAGCAGACGTAGCACCGGCCCGACGGTCCCTGTCGACAGCTGTCGAAATGCTGCTGGGGGCCGTCGTGGCCGCAGTGGTGGCGGCCGTCGGACTGTTCGCATTCGCGCGCGTGCAGTGGCCGGCGTTCAACTCGTCCAACGTGACCCAGGCCGTCACGACGGTCGGGCAGGTGGCGGCCATCGCCGGTATCGCGGTGTCCGTCCTGCTCGTGCGACTGCACCGGGCCCCGCGGTTCGCCCGGCTGCTGTCGTGGGTGAGCCTGTCCGGGTTCGTGACCGTCACCCTGGGCCTGCCCCTCGCCGCGACCAAGCTCTACCTGCACGGCGTCTCCGTCGACCAGGAATTCCGCACCGAATATCTCACGCGCCTGACCGACTCGGCGGCCCTGCACGACATGACGTACGCCGACCTGCCGCCCTACTATCCGGCGGGCTGGTTCTGGGTGGGCGGCCGCGTCGCGAACCTCCTCGGCATGGACGGCTGGGAAGCGTTCAAGCCGTACGCCATCGGGTCGCTCGCCGTCGCGGCCGTCGTCGCACTCGTGCTGTGGAGCAACCTGATCCGGCACGACCTGGCGATCGTCGTGTCCGTCGCGACCTCGGCACTCGTCCTGGCCTACGGATCGCCGGAGCCGTACGGCGCCGTCATCACCCTCCTGATCGGACCCGCACTCGTCCTCGCCTGGGGCGGCCTCAACCGGGTGGACGGACGCGGAGGGTGGGGTGCCGTGATCGGCACCGGCCTGTTCCTCGGTCTGGCCGCCACGTTCTACACCCTCTACCTCGGACTCGCCGCCTTCGCCATCACCCTGCTCGCACTGCTGGCCGCGGCCCTGCGGATCCGCGAGCAGAAGTCGTGGCGGGCGGCGCTCGACCCGCTGGTCCGGCTGATCGTGATCGCCGCGGTGTCCGGACTCCTCGCACTCACCGTCTGGCTGCCGTATCTGCTGACGGTCGTCGGGGGATCACCGGCGGCCTCGGGAACCGCGCTGCACTATCTTCCCGAGGCGGGAGCACATCTGCCGCTCCCGATGATCCACTTCTCCCTCACCGGCGCACTGTGCCTCCTCGGCACCGTCTGGCTCGTGGCCCGGGCGTCCTCGTCACGACGAGCCCAGGCCCTCGGCGTCGGAGTGGTGGCAATCTACCTGTGGTCGCTGCTGTCGATGGCGGTCACCGTACTCGGGAGCACCCTTCTCTCCTTCCGGCTCGAGCCCGTGCTGATCGTCCTGCTCGGCGCGGCGGGCGTCTTCGGATTCGTCGAATTCGCAGGCTGGCTCGTGCTCGCGACCAGCGACAACCCGCGCGTCAAGTGGTCGGTCCTCGTGATCGGCGTGCTGGGCGCGCTCTCGTTCGTCCAGAACATCCCGAAGTTCCTCGACTCCGACATCGCCGTCGCCTACACCGACACCGACGGCAACGGCGAACGCGCCGACCAGCGCCCGCCCGGCGCCGCCGCCCACTACGCGGCAGTCGACGAACTGATCCAGGCGCAGGTCCCCCGCGACCGCGACGACACCGTGGTCCTGACCGCCGACACGAGCTTCCTCAGCTTCTACCCCTACCTCGGATTCCAGGCGCTGACATCGCATTACTCGAATCCCCTGGCGGACTTCGCCGGCCGCGCGCAAACCATCGCCGACTGGAGCGAACTCGAGACCCCCGACCAACTGGTGGCCGCACTCGACTCCGCGGCATGGCGGGCACCCGACGCATTCGTATTCCGTCAGGGTCCGGACGGCTACACGCTGCGCCTCGCCGAGGACGTGTATCCCAACGATCCCAACGTCCGCCGGTACACCGTCACGTTCCCGAAGGAACTGTTCGACGACCCCCGATTCACGGTGTCGGAGACCGGGCCGTTCGTGGTCGTCACAAGAAACTGA
- a CDS encoding S1C family serine protease, translated as MTTPRAATVLAVAAAVIGSLLLSAPPVREAGPPAVTVAQPAAPPPPPPVVLAPEEVEARVIPAIVTLVSDSGLAQTAGTGIVLTPDGVVLTNHHVIDGALDISAVTLGTGAEYDAVVLGYDSSRDIAVLQLQGAADLPAATLAKDATARIGDPVTAVGNAEGGGVPVAARGFVTDLGQTITARSSTDGSRNRLNGLVQVDAAVRPGDSGGPLVDAGAAVIGVNTAGNADSDPSKPAPAQPRSYAVPIETAMTVVDQVRAGRTSATVHVGDTALLGISVTDDDRGAEVLWVSIGTPADEAGIDIGDVVTEFDGTAVRSSADLSEQMIARHPGDAVALRWLDDSGQQRSATIVLDEGPPR; from the coding sequence ATGACGACGCCCCGCGCCGCAACGGTCCTCGCCGTGGCCGCGGCGGTGATCGGCAGTCTGCTGCTGAGCGCACCGCCGGTCCGCGAGGCGGGACCGCCCGCGGTGACGGTGGCCCAGCCCGCCGCACCGCCCCCACCGCCGCCGGTCGTTCTCGCCCCGGAGGAGGTCGAAGCCCGGGTGATCCCCGCGATCGTCACCCTCGTCTCGGATTCGGGTCTCGCCCAGACCGCGGGAACGGGAATCGTGCTCACCCCCGACGGCGTCGTCCTCACCAACCATCACGTGATCGACGGCGCCCTCGACATCAGCGCGGTCACGCTCGGCACCGGCGCCGAGTACGACGCGGTCGTCCTCGGTTACGACAGTTCCCGCGACATCGCGGTACTCCAGTTGCAGGGTGCCGCCGACCTTCCTGCCGCGACCCTCGCGAAAGACGCGACCGCCCGGATCGGAGACCCGGTGACCGCGGTGGGCAACGCGGAGGGTGGCGGAGTCCCGGTGGCGGCCCGCGGTTTCGTGACCGATCTCGGGCAGACGATTACCGCCCGCAGTTCCACCGACGGCTCCCGAAATCGGTTGAACGGGTTGGTCCAGGTGGACGCGGCGGTCCGCCCCGGCGACTCCGGTGGCCCCCTCGTCGATGCCGGCGCCGCGGTGATCGGCGTCAACACCGCAGGCAACGCCGACTCCGACCCGTCGAAACCCGCTCCTGCACAACCGCGGTCGTATGCGGTGCCCATCGAGACCGCCATGACGGTCGTCGATCAGGTGCGCGCCGGACGAACGTCCGCGACCGTGCACGTCGGCGATACCGCCCTGCTCGGCATCAGCGTCACCGACGACGACCGCGGGGCGGAGGTGCTGTGGGTCAGCATCGGCACCCCCGCCGACGAGGCCGGCATCGACATCGGCGACGTGGTCACCGAATTCGACGGAACCGCCGTCCGCTCGTCCGCCGATCTCAGCGAACAGATGATCGCCCGGCACCCCGGTGACGCGGTCGCGCTGCGCTGGCTCGACGACAGCGGACAACAGCGCTCGGCGACGATCGTCCTCGACGAGGGACCGCCCCGCTAA
- a CDS encoding alpha/beta hydrolase translates to MKSVPNDRNPAAQQRTGNPTVQYRSGARLAGPSIESQVLYQACRWFLRPVVRMAPLNESAIRRAALLDMAAGFRPASGIRRQKVRLPGFDAEIVRAPGVSPDLGDGVVLYLHGGGFLCCGLNTHRPVVATIAKLTQLPVMHVGYRQLPDTNISGSVDDCLTAYKWLLENGARAGGTVFAGDSAGGFLVFATALKAREEGVDLPAGLVGLSPLLDLDCADKLVHANAARDVFAPVEALVTIGRLGGEVDGVLDPALSPVNGVLEGLPPSLLIAAEGEVLRSDSELMAHRLSAAGVPTTLQIWDGQVHAFPALWPGLPESRAVLRRIARFVATRMRSDDGVARDKSA, encoded by the coding sequence ATGAAATCTGTGCCGAACGACCGCAATCCGGCTGCGCAGCAGCGGACCGGCAATCCGACTGTCCAATACCGTTCCGGGGCACGGCTCGCGGGCCCGAGTATCGAATCCCAGGTTCTCTACCAGGCGTGCAGATGGTTCCTCCGACCCGTGGTGCGGATGGCTCCGCTCAACGAGTCGGCCATCCGCCGGGCGGCGCTGCTGGACATGGCGGCGGGATTTCGTCCCGCCTCCGGCATTCGCCGACAGAAGGTCCGACTGCCGGGTTTCGACGCTGAGATCGTGCGCGCACCGGGGGTGTCACCGGATCTGGGGGACGGCGTCGTTCTGTATCTGCACGGCGGCGGATTCCTGTGCTGCGGACTGAACACGCACCGGCCGGTGGTCGCGACGATCGCGAAACTGACCCAATTGCCGGTGATGCACGTGGGCTACCGCCAACTGCCCGACACGAACATCAGCGGTTCGGTCGACGACTGTCTGACGGCGTACAAGTGGTTGCTGGAGAACGGGGCCCGCGCGGGCGGAACGGTGTTCGCCGGTGATTCCGCGGGCGGGTTCCTCGTGTTCGCGACGGCGTTGAAGGCGCGGGAGGAGGGTGTCGACCTGCCGGCGGGCCTGGTCGGACTGTCGCCGCTGCTGGACCTGGACTGCGCCGACAAACTGGTGCACGCCAACGCCGCCCGCGACGTCTTCGCCCCCGTGGAGGCGCTCGTCACCATCGGCAGGCTCGGTGGTGAGGTGGACGGTGTGCTCGACCCCGCGCTGTCACCGGTGAACGGCGTCCTGGAGGGGCTGCCGCCGTCGTTGCTGATCGCCGCGGAAGGTGAAGTGCTGCGGTCGGATTCGGAGTTGATGGCCCATCGGCTGAGCGCTGCGGGTGTGCCGACGACATTGCAGATCTGGGACGGTCAGGTGCATGCGTTCCCGGCGCTGTGGCCGGGTCTGCCGGAAAGCCGTGCGGTGCTGCGCCGTATCGCCCGTTTCGTGGCGACGCGGATGCGGTCGGACGACGGTGTGGCCCGGGACAAGTCGGCATGA
- a CDS encoding PIN domain-containing protein, translating into MLIVLDTSAVTRDARFETFVRDALDRGSRVLIPRLVLVEVAHRYQRESVAMIDALTVQARMYDRLGLRDDLSVFVDAARAKADGYVDSLARQLEAMGCDVIEPAHASHLEVAGRELQRRRPYVDKKRHGYLATVNWLTVLDIADRRPSEDVVWVSANSRAFGSGEPSVWHDEIWAELQERGLGHRLRWVVDLDDVDLGESVVPRLDRTVRSVAPRPVRTEPAPLPPRAPVAAPQRVEAPLPPRAPVATPDPVEPPAVALPPVPVAKPRVAPQRILPSGNADTGGRRGLGRMMGGRKRKVTVVEELDDLDFG; encoded by the coding sequence ATGCTGATTGTTCTCGACACCTCGGCCGTCACCCGGGACGCGCGCTTCGAGACGTTCGTCCGCGACGCACTGGACCGGGGCAGCCGGGTGCTGATCCCTCGCCTCGTCCTCGTCGAGGTCGCACACCGTTACCAGCGGGAATCGGTTGCGATGATCGACGCCCTCACCGTGCAGGCGCGAATGTACGACCGGCTCGGTCTGCGCGACGACCTGTCGGTGTTCGTCGACGCCGCGCGGGCCAAGGCCGACGGGTACGTCGATTCGCTGGCCCGGCAGTTGGAGGCGATGGGTTGCGACGTGATCGAACCGGCGCATGCCTCGCACCTCGAGGTCGCCGGGCGCGAGTTGCAGCGCCGACGCCCGTACGTGGACAAGAAGCGGCACGGCTACCTCGCCACGGTGAACTGGCTGACGGTCCTCGACATCGCCGACCGTCGCCCGTCCGAGGACGTGGTGTGGGTCAGCGCCAACTCGCGGGCGTTCGGTAGCGGTGAGCCCTCGGTGTGGCACGACGAGATCTGGGCCGAGCTGCAGGAGCGTGGGCTGGGGCACCGATTGCGCTGGGTCGTCGACCTCGACGACGTGGATCTGGGTGAATCGGTCGTTCCCCGCCTCGACCGGACCGTCCGGTCCGTCGCCCCGCGGCCGGTACGCACCGAGCCGGCCCCGCTTCCGCCACGTGCACCCGTCGCAGCTCCCCAGCGCGTGGAGGCCCCGCTTCCGCCCCGTGCGCCCGTCGCAACTCCCGACCCCGTCGAGCCCCCGGCCGTAGCGCTGCCTCCCGTGCCCGTGGCGAAGCCCCGGGTGGCGCCGCAGCGCATCCTGCCGTCGGGCAACGCGGACACGGGCGGACGCCGCGGTCTCGGCCGGATGATGGGGGGCCGCAAACGGAAGGTCACCGTGGTCGAGGAGCTCGACGACCTCGATTTCGGGTGA